One segment of Triticum aestivum cultivar Chinese Spring chromosome 2A, IWGSC CS RefSeq v2.1, whole genome shotgun sequence DNA contains the following:
- the LOC123184483 gene encoding uncharacterized protein: MAAPRALVLGLLLVVTVANVGAASVVVGLAKCAGCTRKDMKAEETFKRLRVAIKCRNAHGEYESKAVGGLDRTGAFSVPLAADLQGADCVAQLHSAASNAPCPGQEPSKIVPLSEGATTFGVVAGAKTTATQSVASPECASAFCPSTTQKKPRGGGHHKKKHNPHKPETKALP, from the coding sequence ATGGCAGCTCCAAGAGCTCTCGTCCTCGGCCTCCTGCTGGTGGTCACTGTCGCCAACGTCGGGGCCGCGTCCGTGGTGGTCGGCCTGGCCAAGTGCGCCGGCTGCACCAGGAAGGACATGAAGGCCGAGGAAACGTTCAAGCGTCTCCGGGTGGCGATCAAGTGCAGGAACGCCCACGGCGAGTACGAGAGCAAGGCGGTGGGCGGCCTCGACCGCACCGGCGCCTTCAGCGTGCCCCTGGCCGCCGACCTCCAAGGCGCCGACTGCGTCGCGCAGCTCCACAGCGCCGCCTCCAACGCGCCGTGCCCCGGCCAGGAGCCGTCCAAGATCGTGCCGCTGTCCGAGGGCGCCACCACCTTcggcgtcgtcgccggcgccaagaCCACCGCCACGCAGTCGGTGGCGTCCCCGGAGTGCGCGTCGGCCTTCTGCCCCTCGACCACGCAAAAGAAGCCCCGCGGCGGCGGccaccacaagaagaagcacaaCCCGCACAAGCCTGAGACCAAGGCCCTGCCGTAA
- the LOC123184486 gene encoding proline-rich protein 4-like: protein MAAPRALVLAVLLAIAVANAEAASVVVGLAKCADCTRKNIKAEEAFKGLQVAIKCKNIDGEYESKAVGALDGTGAFSVPLAADLHGADCVAQLHSAASNAPCSGQKPSKIVPVSEGTTFGVVAGAKTDTVASPECASATLCGPIKKHIIEHFHHKKLVPPKPEPKPQPHPDYGPVPKPEPKPQPHPDYHPVPPTPTYGGGGGYHGHH from the exons ATGGCAGCTCCGAGAGCACTTGTCCTCGCCGTCCTGCTGGCGATCGCCGTCGCCAACGCGGAGGCAGCGTCAGTCGTCGTCGGCCTGGCCAAGTGCGCCGACTGCACCAGGAAGAACATCAAGGCTGAGGAAGCCTTCAAGG GTCTCCAGGTGGCGATCAAATGCAAGAACATCGACGGCGAGTACGAGAGCAAGGCGGTGGGTGCCCTCGACGGCACCGGCGCCTTCAGCGTGCCCCTCGCCGCCGATCTCCATGGCGCCGACTGCGTCGCACAGCTCCACAGCGCCGCCTCCAACGCACCGTGCTCCGGCCAGAAGCCATCCAAGATCGTGCCGGTGTCCGAGGGCACCACCTTTGGTGTCGTGGCCGGCGCCAAGACGGACACGGTGGCATCGCCAGAGTGCGCGTCCGCGACCCTATGCGGACCAATCAAGAAGCACATCATCGAGCACTTCCACCACAAGAAGCTCGTGCcacccaagccggagcccaagcccCAGCCCCACCCTGACTACGGCCCCgtgcccaagccggagcccaagccgCAGCCCCACCCAGACTACCACCCCGTCCCTCCCACGCctacctacggcggcggcgggggatacCACGGACACCACTGA
- the LOC123184485 gene encoding proline-rich protein 4-like translates to MAAPTRGLVLAVLLAIAVANAEAASVVVGLAKCTDCTRKNMKAEEAFKGLEVAIKCKNVHGDYESKAVGAIDGTGAFSVPLASDLHGADCVAQLHSAASNVPCAGQEPSKIAPVSESTTFSIIAGDNTATLSEASPECASMKLCGPIKKHIIEHFHHKKPVPPKPEPKPQPHPDYGPVPKPEPKPQPHRPDYHPVPPTPTYGGSGGGGGYHGHH, encoded by the exons ATGGCAGCTCCGACGAGAGGGCTCGTCCTCGCCGTCCTTCTGGCGATCGCCGTCGCCAACGCCGAGGCGGCGTCCGTCGTCGTCGGCCTGGCCAAGTGCACCGACTGCACCAGGAAGAACATGAAGGCCGAGGAAGCTTTCAAAG GTCTTGAGGTGGCGATCAAGTGCAAGAACGTCCACGGTGACTACGAGAGCAAGGCCGTGGGTGCCATCGACGGCACCGGCGCCTTCAGCGTGCCCCTCGCTTCTGACCTCCATGGCGCCGACTGCGTCGCTCAGCTCCACAGCGCCGCCTCCAACGTGCCGTGCGCCGGCCAGGAGCCGTCAAAGATCGCGCCGGTGTCTGAGAGCACCACCTTCAGCATCATCGCCGGTGACAACACCGCCACACTGTCCGAGGCATCGCCAGAGTGCGCGTCCATGAAACTGTGCGGACCGATCAAGAAGCACATCATCGAACACTTCCACCACAAGAAGCCCGTGCCACCGAAGCCGGagcccaagccccagcctcaccCGGACTATGGCCCCgtgcccaagccggagcccaagccgCAGCCCCACCGCCCCGACTACCACCCCGTCCCTCCCACGCCCACctacggcggcagcggcggcggcggtggatacCACGGACACCACTGA